The DNA segment GGATTTCTGCAACCCGCTCGGCTCTGATGTCGCTCCCGGTAGGAGAGCCGGCAGCCTGAGAGGCCAACAATTGCTGTGCTTCCGCCGACAATTCCAATTGGTCCTGCGGCAATCCGACCGGCACCGGTGCCTGCACAGGTTTGGCGGACGAGGCCCCGGCGGTTCGAGCTGCGTGTTGAATGGATGTCGCCGACTGCAAACTGTTGATTTGCATGAAGTAGGTTCTCCCCTGAGAGTTCGCGTGTAAGTGACTTATAGGACAGTGGACTATACGAGGTCAAGTCCAATCAGAGCGTCGCATTCCGTGTCGGAATCGAATGTGCCTGTCCATAGCAACCTTAGGAGACCAGCGCGAGCGCAGAATTCTGTACAGCACTTATCGACTGTTGGCCCAGGCCACCCGCGTGTTTCCCGTAAAATACAGGTTTTGCCAGCATTTCG comes from the Pirellulaceae bacterium genome and includes:
- the flgM gene encoding flagellar biosynthesis anti-sigma factor FlgM — its product is MQINSLQSATSIQHAARTAGASSAKPVQAPVPVGLPQDQLELSAEAQQLLASQAAGSPTGSDIRAERVAEIRNAIAQGTYETPEKLSVALDRLLDSLG